One part of the Vitis riparia cultivar Riparia Gloire de Montpellier isolate 1030 chromosome 8, EGFV_Vit.rip_1.0, whole genome shotgun sequence genome encodes these proteins:
- the LOC117920525 gene encoding cationic amino acid transporter 2, vacuolar-like isoform X2: protein MQSLHVVVHLLGVPIIIHTYVLEKGFGMLLASDSSFVIALSIAWLIGWALILEYTIGGSAVARGISPNLALFFGGEDKLPAFLVRYTISWLGIVVDPCAAILVFIVTGLLCVGIKESTLAQTIVTVVNVCVMVFIIIAGGYLGFKTGWVGYELQSGYFPFGANGMLSGSAIVFFSYIGFDSVTSTAEEVKNPQKDLPLGIGLALAICCILYMLVSVVIVGLVPFYELNADTPISSAFSSYGMKWAAYTVTTGAVTALVATLMGSILPQPRILMAMARDGLLPSFFSDINKHTHVPVKSTILTGIFAATLAFFMDVSQLAGMVSVGTLLAFTTVAISVLILRYVPPEEVPLVSSLQEPLDSVTSQFHHDTQDIGTETSKNLLGSCEDDRQPLLGEEESLIGYPLNKKELAQDVQNEQKRRKIAAWSITLLCIGVLVLTSAASAEKFWSIPRFMLCGVGIALLLCGLTVLTCIEQDDARHSFGHTGGFVCPFVPFLPAACILINTYLLINLGAGTWIRVSVWLVVGALIYVFYGRTHSSLVDADAAHEPRTQAEEISATSSEDVA, encoded by the exons GATTTGGTATGCTTCTAGCCAGTGACTCAAGTTTTGTGATTGCTCTCAGCATTGCCTGGTTGATTGGTTGGGCATTAATATTGGAATATACAATTGGTGGCTCAGCTGTTGCTCGTGGCATATCTCCAAATCTG GCTTTATTTTTTGGAGGCGAGGATAAGCTGCCTGCTTTCTTAGTCCGCTACACTATTTCTTGGCTTGGTATTGTGGTTGATCCATGTGCAGCAATTCTGGTTTTCATTGTCACTGGGCTATTGTGTGTTGGGATCAAGGAG AGCACATTGGCTCAAACCATTGTTACGGTAGTGAATGTCTGTGTAATGGTTTTCATCATAATAGCTGGTGGATACCTAGGTTTCAAGACTGGATGGGTTGGATATGAACTTCAAAGCGG CTATTTCCCATTTGGAGCAAATGGCATGCTTTCTGGGTCTGCAATTGTCTTCTTTTCATACATTGGTTTTGACTCAGTCACCAGCACTGCTGAGGAG GTAAAGAATCCTCAAAAAGATTTGCCACTTGGTATAGGCCTTGCATTGGCCAtatgttgcattttatacatgctTGTATCTGTTGTTATTGTTGGCTTGGTACCTTTCTACGAATTGAATGCAGACACCCCTATCTCCTCAGCGTTTTCTAGCTATGGAATGAAATGGGCAGC GTACACAGTAACAACAGGAGCAGTTACTGCTCTTGTTGCAACTTTGATGGGTTCAATTCTTCCTCAG CCACGAATCCTGATGGCAATGGCTAGAGATGGACTGTTACCATCATTTTTCTCAGACATAAATAAACACACCCATGTTCCAGTCAAGAGCACGATATTAACTGGCATTTTTGCTGCAACCCTGGCATTCTTTATGGATGTTTCACAGTTGGCAGGAATG GTTAGTGTGGGTACCCTGCTCGCATTTACAACTGTTGCAATTTCAGTCTTGATACTGAGATATGTTCCACCAGAAGAGGTGCCACTTGTATCATCACTTCAGGAGCCCCTTGATTCAGTTACCTCGCAATTCCATCATGATACACAGGATATTGGCACTGAAACCTCAAAGAATCTTCTTGGCTCATGTGAGGACGATCGTCAACCTTTACTTGGCGAAGAAGAGTCATTAATTGGATATCCACTTAATAAGAAAGAACTAGCTCAAG ATGTGCAAAACGAACAAAAAAGGCGAAAAATTGCTGCTTGGAGTATAACCCTCTTATGCATAGGTGTTCTGGTCCTTACATCTGCAGCTTCAGCTGAAAAATTTTGGAG CATTCCTCGCTTCATGTTGTGCGGAGTGGGCATTGCTCTTCTGTTGTGTGGTCTGACTGTGCTCACATGTATAGAACAAGATGATGCAAGGCACAGCTTTGGACACACTGGAG GCTTTGTATGCCCATTTGTTCCATTCTTACCTGCTGCATGCATTCTGATAAACACCTACTTACTGATCAACCTTGG AGCTGGTACCTGGATCCGGGTTTCAGTATGGCTGGTAGTAGGAGCATTGATTTATGTATTTTACGGTCGGACTCACAGCTCGCTTGTAGATGCAGATGCAGCTCATGAGCCCAGAACCCAAGCTGAAGAAATCTCTGCAACTTCATCAGAGGATGTGGCTTGA